The Erigeron canadensis isolate Cc75 chromosome 1, C_canadensis_v1, whole genome shotgun sequence genome segment AAGAAAGCAGCTATTCGCCTTGCTGGGCCATCGAAATTTCAGGTTTTTTTGATACCCCTTTTGtaaagatttgatttttaaGATTTGTAATATCATAATGTGGTATTTGGAGTTCTGggaagtttgattttgtttgaGTGGttgatatttataaatatagatatatgttgcTAATAGATGGTTTTGGTTAATTTTGAGTAAAAATATTTGCTTTTTAAGTTTTTGGTGTTTGAAATATTGATATGCCACTTAATTTGATAGGTTTGGGTTCCTCTGAGACTGCTAAAGAATATTGAGAAATGTAATtatgttttaaatcaaatgtgAGTAAAATATGTGAAATGTTGTTGATATGTGATTTTTCTTTGCATTTTTAGTTACATATGATTAGAATTTATCTGGATTCTGGACCATCCATTTATTGATCGAATGGCCTTGATTGTTTTTGATAACTATTagtaatattttattgatgattaaaTGTGAAAAATTCTGTacttttttatgtaaaataaaaaacttatggTTCTAATTGGAAATTATTAATTTGATTACTGGCAAAAAAAAGTGACTTTAGAATCAGAATAATGGATTGTGATATGTGAATGGGCACATAGCAATTTATTATTGAGTTGCTAATGCAATGCTTCTTGTTTAATGATTATTAATCCGTCCTACATTCGTCTTATTGTTCAAACTGTAGGTTATTGCTGATTTTGATAATACCCTGACAAAGTTTTGGGTTGATGGATGTCGAGGACAGTGTATGTTCATGGTTATTTTTTGAAGTTTGTCGATTATTTATAATTGTTAGTGTTTGTTTTTGATGCAATTAAACTATTGTCTGTTTACACATGTAGCCAGTCACGCCCTCTTGCAACAAGATAACAATGAGTACAATGTCAAGAGAGATGAGTTATTTAACTACTATCATCCAATAGAATATGACCCAAAAATTCCAGTTGATGAGAAAACGAAGCTCATGGAAGAGTGGTACGTTGTAACGTTGACCATATACACGTTTTAATGCCTTGATATTCTCAACTTCTATTTGAACATTTAAATggtgaaataaatataaatcatcacttcttttctttttcttcaacaaatgTAGGTGGGGTAAGACTCATGGTCTTCTTATTGAGGGGGGTCTTACATATGATGCAATTAAGAAATCCGTAGCCAATGGTGTGATTGCTTTCAGAGAAGGTGTCATTGAGCTTTTTGAGTTTTTAGAGGTTAGTTCTTAGCATAATCTTTCTCTTTATAGGGCTCatcaagggggggggggggggggggggggttgacCATTGCAAATCTGATTATTGCATTTTGAAGTCACATATAGTTAGTTTACGATGTTTGTATATAGTGAAAGTTCTGAATATctgattatttaattagttaattgttGAATATCTCGTTTTAGAGCAGCTTCAAGAAAACTGATTCTAATGCTTTATTTACTTATAAGTCTTCAACTCATCAGAATTTTTAAAGCAGCTGATTAGTTGTTTGTCACGACTTCAAACAACAGAATGACATCTAAATTATATCTCTTGTGGCCCATTTTGTTACCGTTGATTATCTGAATTCGATAATTTCATCTCACATAATCAGATATAAAACGCATTGTCAAACACCCACTTAGTAACGCACAGAGTTCACTTCAGGAGAAAAGAGGAAGGAGAATTCttcctaatttatttatttttattttcttccatAAGTGGGAGGAGAGCCTTCTCCATTCCTTTTCTCTCCCCTCGTCTTCTATTCTCCCCTAAAAAAACTCGGCAGCTATGTGTTGGTCTTCTTTCACCTAAACTCAAACCACTCAAAGTGGGACTGTGGGAGGATGTCCTTTTGTTATCCCTTGTTTACCCTTGGCATTCATTAGCACTCTGTTTGGCTCATTGTTGATAACTACTTTGACGATTATCAGTGGTTAAGTCAATCTCACCCtatccttcttttctttttaatatctGCAGGAGAGAGATATTCCAGTTCTTATATTTTCAGCAGGTCTAGCAGATATTATTGAGGAGGTAAGTTATACAATTTTCATGTTATCGTTCTTGTATACTAGATGGCAGATATTGTCCCTATTACTGTATAAAGCTAATACTTCCAATATATATCCAGGTTTTGCGTCAGAAACTTCATAGAACTTTCAAAAATGTTAAGATCGTATCAAACCGGATGAAGTTTGACCAGAATGGTAACCTAGTATCTTTTACAGGTATAATCTTGATTTGTTTCTCCAATGTGAAAACGTAGCTGCCTAGATCGATTATTTATCATGAATTCATCAAGCATTATCTTACATCTATATACAGGGAAGTTGATTCATAGCTTAAATAAGAATGAGCATGCTCTTGATATGGCTGCATCCTTGCATGATCACTTGGGTGAAGTTGATGACCAAATGATAGACAGTGCCTCTGTGAAGAAGAGAACTAATGTGTTACTTCTTGGTGATCACATGGGAGACCTGAGAATGTCTGATGGTCTAGATTATGAAACTCGAATTTCTGTAGGATTTTTGTAAGTCATAAACGTCATTTTAACTTTCACATCATTacacttcatatatatgttatgaatCTTTGCATAGCCGATAATGGCGAGTTCTCGAttgtagtttatatattttgtgtgtgtgtgcagaAATCACAACATTGAGAACTCTCTAGATACGTACCAGAAAGGCTTTGACATTGTTTATCTGGTGAGTGGCTATATTACATTACTAGAGTATCATATCCCATAATATTTGCAATtttgcaaccattattcaactTCGGATGTCCCATGgaaattgtatatttgtattccATCTTCTGAAAAGATTTAGTTGAATTGACATATTTATCCATGCATCTATTACAAAGATGATGACACATTGATTTGGTTTCACTTCAAGATTCCCATTAAGGGTATGCTTGGAATCACGTTTATAAAATTCCAAATAACTTCCATTATATGCGTTTCAATTCATAACCATTAAAATGATGATCTTTGCAGGACGATGCACCGATGACAGGGGTTGTAAAGCTAGTATCAGAGCTCTTTACTTCTGCAAGTGAGTAAACTTACGAAGTATATATGCTGTTTTACCTATCTATGGCACAGCCAACAAAAGATTTCACTGGATGGGGATGGGGTTTTTTTTCTCCTCCATCAAGCCTGCTACACAACATTCAAGCAATCTTTTGGATCCCTCTTTTAAAAGATTGGCAGTAAACTGCTGCTGTTGATTATTTGGTGTAGTAAATAAGATGGTGCTGAAACCgcattataaaatttaaagaacTGATATCAGGCATCAGGTAAAATTGTAGTTTTTAAATATTGTAAATCAGTGGTAGCTCTATGAAATGCACCACTAAAACCATAATTTTCTCACTTTTACGCATCGCTATGCGCTTATGAAGTTAGGATACTCTCTACAACCGTTGCCTTGATTTGCAAAagcatggtttttttttatacttatggTTACTCTctttgtcgaaaaagaactatAGGTATTTACATTGTTTAACGACTTGTCAGAATTCTTTGGATCAACCACCTCTAGGTATTGGTCATTACAAGCTTCTATTCAATGCATTCTGTGGTTCAAGTGATAgcttaaagaaaaatgaaagaaaaatggTAATATAGGTAGTTGGTCAATCTTACGGATTTTAGGAAAGAGAAGTGATGAGATGGaacaaatataacaaaattgaAGAGGATAAAAGTGAACCATAAGGAGCCCTTTATCAACCACTAGTTCATGACCCATTAACGCATAGTGTATAATTGTGTCATGCAAACTTTTTGTTGTTGTGTGTATGATCAAAATATTTTGTGTAAGGATCACCTTCTAAATGAAATGCATTTGTTGTGACCTCCATGAACCACCTAACTACGAGTCTCACACTATTGTGTGGGCTCTGTGCTTTGGAGCTAAGTCTACCATGAAGCATCGTCTATTCATAGCGACTACCCTAATGTTAGTATGAAGTGttctttaaaagaatttttttatgaaGTCTACCAAAAGTTTCTTACAGATGTATGTTACACATGAGATATATGTTCACTTTGATGCTAAATGCTAAATCGGTGGATATGCCTATTTTGTTAATCGAAGTCTTCAAAATTTTGGTGAATACACAGTAAAGTAGTAAACATTCTATACATACTAATTACATTAGATTAAACTATGCCCAGTATATGTCATACTAATAATTATGCCAACTAGTAAATGGATCTACCGAATCAAGACCTTTATAATTGGGTTAAAATCATCAAAGCCAAcgtaatttttcaaaaatgtatgtttttttttttattataattatatgctTTATTTGAGTTACTATAATGTTAACTATTAATGTTAAAATGTCAACTATacgtttataaaacatttatttagattattgtactcttttataaattcaacatttatttatattattatactttttataaattcTAAAAAGGTAAGAACACACATAAATGCACTTATTGTATCTCGAAAATTGAAAGGAAAATAAGATTAAAAGGGTAATAAGATTCTTTTTaagaatagaaaaataaatgatataaCTTTGAACATAAACCTCATAGCATTTTCAAAACTAAAGGTATAATAATTGCCAATGAGGCGCATACCAACTGTTAAATGTTTGGTTTTTACCCACAAGTTTTGGGTTGACTCCTTATAAAGTCAATAAAGTGGTTGGGTTGTGTATATTAGCCTATGCCCAAAAATTCAACCTTAAAAGAAAGGTATAATGACTGGACCAAACAAAAATTGAAAGTAAATGATGCAAACCAACTATTATGAAATGCATACATTTCCATGAAGTTAACCTTTACATGTGTTCTAGGTAATGCTTATAGATCGATCGACATAAGATTTTGGATCTTTCTTACTTCCAACACGAaagtagtgtttttttttacatcaaatcATTTGTAAATTTGATACCtaattcataaataaataagactATTTTGCCTCGTTTGTACATCGATAATGGCATATTACCAAGTGATTATAATATTGATCGACAAGTAGGGCGTTACTTATACCTACTGTATTTGGATGTAGGGTTGTGCATGGTCCGGTTTGGTCGGTTTTTGTcaaaaatctcaaccaaaccaAAGTAAACGGTTTAACAATTTTTTGAACCAACCCGTCCAAATTGTTATGtcaaaccaaaccaaccaaaaccaattaaccggtttggtttggtttggtccgaATAAACGGTTATTATACTTTTGATAGAAAAAGTACTAAAGCTTCTACTAATATCAAATTGTAAAAGTTTCACACATACTTGAAAGGAAATAtaaagtgttgaaaataaataaaaaaaaaactttaaagaaaaaagtaaaattaatattttcaaCAACGCAAACAATTGGTGTATATATACTTGATGGGGATTCATCATATTAGggatatataaatcatattaattagcTTGGTAATTGATTGCTAAAAAATATCTTTAGGATTGtatctttgaaaaatttaaGATAAGAATTTGAATATTTACAAACTATTTAAGATAAGAATTTGAATATTTACAAACTTTTGTCAAGTTAATagtatattacttataatttatagtattgaatatattaatatttatatatatataaacatatcattaatataaataaatggtccggtttggttAAACCGGTTTaataaaagtctaaaaccatGAACCAGACTATAAGAGCGGTTTATGAAAAAGATAAACCGACGGTGTAAGGTTTTGGTTTCAAACCCGACCAATCCATCCAATTACTTCGGTTTAAACGGTTTAGCCGGTTTAGACCAAACCGTGCCCATCCCTATTTGGATGGACATTTGACACAAGTGGTGTCAATTCGGTTTGAAAGTACACGGCTGCAATGCTGCATATTTTTCACTCTAGAGACAAACTCTAAGCTTGAGTGAAATGTTCAAAGACGCTAGCTAGTTGCATTGCTTATTTAGATTGAACAGATCTCAGTTCAAAAATAGTCATTAACATTCATATGAAACGGGAAAGCAACAACGAAGATTGTGACACGTTTATACCCTTTGGTTATGCATTTTATACATAAAGAGTACACACAGATCCACAGCAATGTTGTATGACCTGAAATGGTAAGTATCTATTCCTAGTACAGTACGGTAACAAATGGCTCTAACATTTCACACACTACAACCCTTAGCTCCAAAATTGTGATCTAATAACATTCTAACTACAACAACACTTGACCATAACAACACAAGACAAAAAATGTGCGACTCAAAACATCGATACCTGGCTTAGATGCCATATCGATGAGCTCTGAAACAAACTATAGTTTGGAAGAACCACTTCCCAAATGTTTATTGACCCTTTCTTCTGTTCTTGGTTTTAACTCTTACCATCCTCCGTTGAGATTTATCACCTGCAGACCCTAATGAAAAACTTCCGCCTCCAGCATTGAACTCCACACTAGACGACTGGAAAGGAATCTGAGGTGTTTGATTCGGCTGGCCAGCAAACTGGAAAGTATTCGCTGTTGGTGTTGGAGTTGGGGTGCTAGAACCAAACATGAACCCTGGTGCACTCACAGGAGCTTGACCAAACGGAGAAATAGAACTAGGAGTATGCATAGAATCCTCAGCCATGCTATCTTCCATACTCATCTGATCATTATTATTTGGTGATAGGGTGGCAGCTCCAAAAACAGGAGCCGAGTTTCCAAAAACAGATGGACCCGAAAAAGATGAGTTTGTAGCACCAGTTGTCATGAATGAAGCTGCCGTATTGGATGCGCCAAATACAATAGGTGAAGTAGTAGTAGAAGGCATCGGTGTCGACGATGCCCCAAATGAGAACACCGTAGATGATGGAGAAGAACCTAACGTAGAGCCAGATCCAGAAGACGGTGGGGCCTGCCAAGTAGAACCAAAAATGCTAGTAGTCGAAACACTAGTGGTATTACTAGATTTTCCCTCTGAAGAGGCAGCCATTAAACCAAAACTAGCTGATGAACCAAAGGCAGGAGCGGATGATCCAAAGGCAGGAGCGGATGATCCAAAGGCAGGAGCGGACGCACCAAATGCAGGAGTGGACGCACCAAAAGCAGGAGTAGCGGAAGCACCAAAAGCAGAAGCAGATGTTCCAAAAGCAGGAGTAGCGGACGCACCAAACGCGGGAGTAGCAGAAGCACCAAAAGCGGGAGTTGAGGCAGCAAAAGAAGCGGGAGAGCCAAAATGGAAAGGGCCAGACTTTGTAACTGCAGTAGATGCACTTGTGTTTGCCTGAGATCCATTTGTGACACTAAAAAAAGACCCCTGTGACGGAGCAGTGGTGGTAGAAGCAACAGCAGGAGAGCTGAAGCCAAAATAGCCACTTCCAGTGGTCGTGGTGGTGGCAAAAGATGTAGTGGTTGAAGGCAAGCTGCTTGTATTGGATCTCAGTTCCTTATCATTTGTAGCATTGTTATTATTCCCAGTTTCTGCCATTGAAGTTGGAGTAGCAGTAGACCCAAAACTGAAAACTGGCAATGACGCAGATGTCGAGAAAAAATTAGTGGTGGCAGCAGTAGCAGTGGTGGTGGATATTGGAGTGCTGGTACTAGCGGAAACAACATTGGGagaaatattattaaaaaatgaatTTGTATTTGTACCCGCGGTTTGAACGGGAACAGAAGCCAAAGCAGGAGCACTTGAAGCAGAGGCAGCGTTAGATGCGTTGTTGGCGGGGTTGCCAAACGAGAAAGTACCATTAATTGAAGGAAAAGCAGGAGCATTTGAAGCAGATGTTGTGTTTGGAGTAGATGTGGTGTTGGTGGGTTTGCCAAATGAGAAAATATTATTTGTTGATGTAGCTAGAGGAACAGCGGATGATTTTAACTCTGATGTTCCTAACGAATTTGCTATATTCTGATCATTCCCGTTCCCATTGTCTTCCTTGTTGGATGCTGAAAATTTCACATGATCGTTCTTTGGAACTGAAGATATAGCACTGCACAAACACAAGAGAGATGAGAATCCCCATGTAACAAGTTAATTCAGTTTTAGCAACATATATAGCAATGTACCACAGACAGAAATTTCACCAATTTACTTTCCAATGTCTCAATACATGTCATTATTTATCTTGTAATAGCTCAAATGAATAGGGACTAAGAGAACTCCCTTAATGTGTATTCAAGGATAGAAATGTTGTAACAATATTGTTCACGTATTCAGAGTTCGCATATTTACAATTAGaaaataacaattataataaattGAGCATTAATGTACTTAGGGACCAATTTGAACCAGTTAACCCACATATAATTTCAATTGATACTAAAATGATCCATTTTAAAAAAGCCTCGTTTATCTTGCAACCTCAATAACTTATTATGGAGATAGGTTACACAAAATCGAAGATAAAATTTCTAACCTGTTCGACTCAGGTGCCTTTAGATCTGAAGTAGCATCGAGTTTAAACACAGTAGGCTCTTTAACAGATAACTGGGATGGTGATACCTTCTCTACAGTTGTGCCAAACAAAAAAGGACTAGGACTAGAACTCTTTTCTGAAGCAACCTTCTCTGTTTGCAAGTTTGTTTGTAAAAGCGCACTTGTTTGGGTGCTTGTAGTTGATGGAGGTGAGGGAGGGAGCTTCATTCCTCTTCCTGGTTCAATGAATACCCCAAAGTTGGTTTTTAAAGATGTAGCATTTTCCACCTCTTTCAACTCAGCCTGTTCTGGAAATTTAGGAACCTCAGCGGACACTGATTCATTATTCACAAGCAATGCAGGAGTTTTGGGAGCTTCAGTAAGTTTTGGAGACTCGATGCTGTCAGCAACATCAAGCTTGTTTGCTACCAAAGAGGTCTCAGGTTTTTCACTTTCAACCAATGGA includes the following:
- the LOC122581947 gene encoding 7-methylguanosine phosphate-specific 5'-nucleotidase A codes for the protein MSLTCFCFHTIRCISHRFNLSHFNTRIWSCSGRNMNQAAEMGTMVNGSYSCSSKVVINDPKLLNQKKAAIRLAGPSKFQVIADFDNTLTKFWVDGCRGQSSHALLQQDNNEYNVKRDELFNYYHPIEYDPKIPVDEKTKLMEEWWGKTHGLLIEGGLTYDAIKKSVANGVIAFREGVIELFEFLEERDIPVLIFSAGLADIIEEVLRQKLHRTFKNVKIVSNRMKFDQNGNLVSFTGKLIHSLNKNEHALDMAASLHDHLGEVDDQMIDSASVKKRTNVLLLGDHMGDLRMSDGLDYETRISVGFLNHNIENSLDTYQKGFDIVYLDDAPMTGVVKLVSELFTSASE
- the LOC122604084 gene encoding nuclear pore complex protein NUP1 isoform X3, coding for MATAGDGNPPYQSTGAGGKVRKNQSRRNFKTTPYDRPIINNKKIQNPSLITKIVNPASRLIYAGANKLFGAFRNRLLPSEINEEPKNVLQASEKSENSASIAAATGISELEQMLQQKTFTRTEIQRLTALLHSRTTELPSDDVVERDGAKPHSSPSRILRLEASTSGSQKRHVDERDNFYAGISTPAVTSKLYCLQALEDEMASPAELAKAYMGSRPIASSAMKQDMKFLTDASGLPKTPISSFASKTTMNGFKGLENGFVTPRSRGRSAMYSMARAPYARSSTFTLKGIGSNYSHGATLTSQSTFGQEGKMAIKRRSSVLDDDIGSGGPLRRTRQKANLLSRDKRELGYTPFQQSDTTGQKLLLMSGSEPEDLQRAKLNGDTSMHGSGYALVPTKSTQTATKILQHLEKPSPKENKSGSAESPTKLTLDMLHGKALRSLEKVEIPKSLNYPHDSEKSEAPHQAKIHTSREPASKGKDKIEENGYRHDRRESSFKGKEKIEENGTSKFPSPRSIYNSTNGEVPVPLKDNAPNVTNSHSPLKVPSESPQKKRAFQMSAPDDSFEIDDDDEVHVNGPVSFPLVESEKPETSLVANKLDVADSIESPKLTEAPKTPALLVNNESVSAEVPKFPEQAELKEVENATSLKTNFGVFIEPGRGMKLPPSPPSTTSTQTSALLQTNLQTEKVASEKSSSPSPFLFGTTVEKVSPSQLSVKEPTVFKLDATSDLKAPESNSAISSVPKNDHVKFSASNKEDNGNGNDQNIANSLGTSELKSSAVPLATSTNNIFSFGKPTNTTSTPNTTSASNAPAFPSINGTFSFGNPANNASNAASASSAPALASVPVQTAVFSFGSTATPTSMAETGNNNNATNDKELRSNTSSLPSTTTSFATTTTTGSGYFGFSSPAVASTTTAPSQGSFFSVTNGSQANTSASTAVTKSGPFHFGSPASFAASTPAFGASATPAFGASATPAFGTSASAFGASATPAFGASTPAFGASAPAFGSSAPAFGSSAPAFGSSASFGLMAASSEGKSSNTTSVSTTSIFGSTWQAPPSSGSGSTLGSSPSSTVFSFGASSTPMPSTTTSPIVFGASNTAASFMTTGATNSSFSGPSVFGNSAPVFGAATLSPNNNDQMSMEDSMAEDSMHTPSSISPFGQAPVSAPGFMFGSSTPTPTPTANTFQFAGQPNQTPQIPFQSSSVEFNAGGGSFSLGSAGDKSQRRMVRVKTKNRRKGQ
- the LOC122604084 gene encoding nuclear pore complex protein NUP1 isoform X2; translated protein: MATAGDGNPPYQSTGAGGKVRKNQSRRNFKTTPYDRPIINNKKIQNPSLITKIVNPASRLIYAGANKLFGAFRNRLLPSEINEEPKNVLQASEKSENSASIAAATGISELEQMLQQKTFTRTEIQRLTALLHSRTTELPSDDVVERDGAKPHSSPSRILRLEASTSGSQKRHVDERDNFYAGISTPAVTSKALEDEMASPAELAKAYMGSRPIASSAMKQDMKFLTDASGLPKTPISSFASKTTMNGFKGLENGFVTPRSRGRSAMYSMARAPYARSSTFTLKGIGSNYSHGATLTSQSTFGQEGKMAIKRRSSVLDDDIGSGGPLRRTRQKANLLSRDKRELGYTPFQQSDTTGQKLLLMSGSEPEDLQRAKLNGDTSMHGSGYALVPTKSTQTATKILQHLEKPSPKENKSGSAESPTKLTLDMLHGKALRSLEKVEIPKSLNYPHDSEKSEAPHQAKIHTSREPASKGKDKIEENGYRHDRRESSFKGKEKIEENGTSKFPSPRSIYNSTNGEVPVPLKDNAPNVTNSHSPLKVPSESPQKKRAFQMSAPDDSFEIDDDDEVHVNGPVSFPLVESEKPETSLVANKLDVADSIESPKLTEAPKTPALLVNNESVSAEVPKFPEQAELKEVENATSLKTNFGVFIEPGRGMKLPPSPPSTTSTQTSALLQTNLQTEKVASEKSSSPSPFLFGTTVEKVSPSQLSVKEPTVFKLDATSDLKAPESNSAISSVPKNDHVKFSASNKEDNGNGNDQNIANSLGTSELKSSAVPLATSTNNIFSFGKPTNTTSTPNTTSASNAPAFPSINGTFSFGNPANNASNAASASSAPALASVPVQTAGTNTNSFFNNISPNVVSASTSTPISTTTATAATTNFFSTSASLPVFSFGSTATPTSMAETGNNNNATNDKELRSNTSSLPSTTTSFATTTTTGSGYFGFSSPAVASTTTAPSQGSFFSVTNGSQANTSASTAVTKSGPFHFGSPASFAASTPAFGASATPAFGASATPAFGTSASAFGASATPAFGASTPAFGASAPAFGSSAPAFGSSAPAFGSSASFGLMAASSEGKSSNTTSVSTTSIFGSTWQAPPSSGSGSTLGSSPSSTVFSFGASSTPMPSTTTSPIVFGASNTAASFMTTGATNSSFSGPSVFGNSAPVFGAATLSPNNNDQMSMEDSMAEDSMHTPSSISPFGQAPVSAPGFMFGSSTPTPTPTANTFQFAGQPNQTPQIPFQSSSVEFNAGGGSFSLGSAGDKSQRRMVRVKTKNRRKGQ
- the LOC122604084 gene encoding nuclear pore complex protein NUP1 isoform X1, encoding MATAGDGNPPYQSTGAGGKVRKNQSRRNFKTTPYDRPIINNKKIQNPSLITKIVNPASRLIYAGANKLFGAFRNRLLPSEINEEPKNVLQASEKSENSASIAAATGISELEQMLQQKTFTRTEIQRLTALLHSRTTELPSDDVVERDGAKPHSSPSRILRLEASTSGSQKRHVDERDNFYAGISTPAVTSKLYCLQALEDEMASPAELAKAYMGSRPIASSAMKQDMKFLTDASGLPKTPISSFASKTTMNGFKGLENGFVTPRSRGRSAMYSMARAPYARSSTFTLKGIGSNYSHGATLTSQSTFGQEGKMAIKRRSSVLDDDIGSGGPLRRTRQKANLLSRDKRELGYTPFQQSDTTGQKLLLMSGSEPEDLQRAKLNGDTSMHGSGYALVPTKSTQTATKILQHLEKPSPKENKSGSAESPTKLTLDMLHGKALRSLEKVEIPKSLNYPHDSEKSEAPHQAKIHTSREPASKGKDKIEENGYRHDRRESSFKGKEKIEENGTSKFPSPRSIYNSTNGEVPVPLKDNAPNVTNSHSPLKVPSESPQKKRAFQMSAPDDSFEIDDDDEVHVNGPVSFPLVESEKPETSLVANKLDVADSIESPKLTEAPKTPALLVNNESVSAEVPKFPEQAELKEVENATSLKTNFGVFIEPGRGMKLPPSPPSTTSTQTSALLQTNLQTEKVASEKSSSPSPFLFGTTVEKVSPSQLSVKEPTVFKLDATSDLKAPESNSAISSVPKNDHVKFSASNKEDNGNGNDQNIANSLGTSELKSSAVPLATSTNNIFSFGKPTNTTSTPNTTSASNAPAFPSINGTFSFGNPANNASNAASASSAPALASVPVQTAGTNTNSFFNNISPNVVSASTSTPISTTTATAATTNFFSTSASLPVFSFGSTATPTSMAETGNNNNATNDKELRSNTSSLPSTTTSFATTTTTGSGYFGFSSPAVASTTTAPSQGSFFSVTNGSQANTSASTAVTKSGPFHFGSPASFAASTPAFGASATPAFGASATPAFGTSASAFGASATPAFGASTPAFGASAPAFGSSAPAFGSSAPAFGSSASFGLMAASSEGKSSNTTSVSTTSIFGSTWQAPPSSGSGSTLGSSPSSTVFSFGASSTPMPSTTTSPIVFGASNTAASFMTTGATNSSFSGPSVFGNSAPVFGAATLSPNNNDQMSMEDSMAEDSMHTPSSISPFGQAPVSAPGFMFGSSTPTPTPTANTFQFAGQPNQTPQIPFQSSSVEFNAGGGSFSLGSAGDKSQRRMVRVKTKNRRKGQ